The Vidua chalybeata isolate OUT-0048 chromosome 6, bVidCha1 merged haplotype, whole genome shotgun sequence genome has a segment encoding these proteins:
- the FANCF gene encoding Fanconi anemia group F protein, protein MDVVLRQVEQLPALLAVSRSALVRDWDPLTLDRALEWARYFHHLYDRFRARPQLREALGRRLRRSQPYPLLGFPALGRCPQLLGLALLENRALPPAACRCLLRSLLHPPGAGTGSDPHGLELLARRKAAACLLPLSHRPPRRAPGPEPQLQAEAQLLLSRLREEGQEVGEVAGQLRWLCGVLEQLSQPRAFGVVAAALALLKQGRGAELAGDRDRGGSSSQDGYQAGAAGDECAAGLLLSWLLGNQERFSAFCLCLPGSHLAFLAGHYSQLARSYLDLLTSWGSHLLYDPLQGRWVKSGLDKAELSWEELRERFSCLCQGSTVLKEHTQAALELLRTQDGDFKVRGLSVWTDLLMEVGY, encoded by the coding sequence ATGGATGTTGTACTGAGGCAGGTGGAGCAGCTGCCGGCGCTCCTGGCTGTGTCCCGCTCCGCGCTGGTGCGGGACTGGGACCCGCTCACCCTGGACAGGGCTCTAGAGTGGGCCCGGTATTTCCACCACCTCTACGACCGTTTCCGTGCCCGTCCCCAGCTCCGGGAGGCCCTCGGGCGGCGGCTGCGCCGGTCTCAGCCGTACCCTCTGCTCGGCTTCCCCGCGCTGGGCCGCTGTCCGCAGCTGTTGGGGCTGGCGCTGCTGGAGAACCGCGCTTTGCCGCCCGCCGCCTGCCGCTGCCTGCTCCGCAGCCTCCTGCACCCTCCCGGCGCGGGGACCGGCTCCGATCCCCACGGCCTGGAGCTGCTCGCCCGCCGCAAGGCcgctgcctgcctgctgccgTTGTCCCACCGTCCGCCGCGGCGCGCCCCCGGGCCAGAGCCGCAGCTGCAGGCCGAGGCCCAGCTGCTGCTAAGCCGGCTGcgggaggaagggcaggaggtCGGGGAGGTCGCGGGACAGCTGCGTTGGCTGTGCGgtgtcctggagcagctgtcccagccccgCGCCTTCGGGGTCGTGGCGGCGGCGCTGgctctgctcaagcaggggCGTGGCGCTGAGCTGGCCGGAGACAGGGATcggggtgggagcagcagccaagaCGGGTACCAGGCGGGTGCTGCCGGAGACGAATGCGCCGCCGGgctcctgctttcctggctgctgggcaACCAGGAACGATTTTCTGCCTTCTGCCTTTGCCTCCCAGGTTCCCATCTTGCCTTCCTAGCTGGTCACTATTCCCAGTTAGCCAGATCTTATTTGGACCTCTTAACCAGCTGGGGAAGCCACTTGCTCTATGACCCCTTGCAGGGACGATGGGTTAAAAGTGGCCTTGACAAGGCTGAATTGTCCTGGGAGGAATTAAGGGAGCGCTTCAGCTGCCTCTGTCAGGGATCTACAGTGCTCAAAGAACATACCCAAGCTGCTCTGGAACTCCTGAGGACACAAGATGGAGACTTCAAAGTCCGTGGGCTAAGTGTGTGGACTGACTTACTGATGGAAGTAGGCTACTAA